The Lepeophtheirus salmonis chromosome 3, UVic_Lsal_1.4, whole genome shotgun sequence genomic interval tcttttcattttgaaatctgTAAAGATTATAGAAAAGAATATTAGCAGCCCAGATCGACTATTGGCttcaaataactaaatttttttttaccaaatagcCAAACTTGAGTCAGTAGTTCTCAGAACTGGACTTGTTTTGAGTAGTACTTCTTGAACACCCTCAAATATAGATGGAACTGCATCTTTCTTTAAGATACGGCGAAAGAGAATCtgattcttcaaatttatagtCTTTTTGTCTACATGATCGTAAATTTTTATCCAGTTTCTAATCTTTCCTATAAgtctaataatataaacttttagtattgatactttttttcaaagttaacataaatataatggaaaaataaataagtaaatagtaaTTGCTAAgaaatcatataattatatggTATCTTGATATAGCCTTAATTTAACTATGAAGGagagattcatttttttaggtaGCCCTTGACAAAAACTATTGGGTTCCCTTGGATTCCCGGAGTGACCTAATCTACACTTTGGAGAACAACATGTAGCAGgcatttttgtcaattaattatgaatatggaATTCCgatccaataataattaaatacacaattttatttcctttcagaGCCAATTCTTCTTTCTACTATTAGCTGGACGATAGTAATATTTTTCCACCCACAACAGTAGTCAGGAAATTTTTGTAGGAAGTCCCCTCTTTTTTTATGTCCCAGACTTATTTTAGAATCTTGTTttgtttatcaatatatatttagtagtatACAATGTAGAACATATTACATGATATTCTCTACTCCCTAGCTCTTTACACATGTTTCAAATCCAAAGTGTGTATATCATtcatgttaatatattttgagttctttttaacAATGTGAAAGATAGGTCAACATTATTGCGTTAGAATATTTGAGAATGGTGGATGCATGAGCTGTAGGAAAGCTACTATTACGATTGTGAAAGCAACGAAAAACATACTATAGCTCCATTTTACATCCTTAAAGTGAAAAGAATGGATTCAGCGAGTTACAAACGTCAAAGAAAAGGATCCGTTATTATATCTAAAGAACGAAAAGTTTCAAATCCTCTTTTAGTCATCACTTCAGCATATGATGAAAGTCTTCTTAAATACCAATCACAAGAGTCAGCATCCAATAATTTGCCTGAGGCTGACATAGTTTTGATTGAACTCAACTATTACTATGGCCTTGGTAATTTGAATGATTTACATCTAGAAATAGAAGTTCTTATAGCaaaataatccttattttttttactctccaTCTAGCTAAAAGACAATTGATTAAATATCAAAGTCCATTTACTGGTCTTTTTCCAGCAACTTCAACAACTAAAAACATTGGCTCTGTCAAAGAGAGCATTTATTGTGCTATGTCTATTTGGTCTTTACATATTGCCTATCGAAATTTGGATTTTGATAAAGGTAAAGGGACTGAGTTGAGGGGACATGTTGTGAATTGCCTTCGTGGTATCATGACTTGTTGGATGAAACAAGCCCATAAGATTGAAGCGTTTAAAAAGAACCAATCACCAGAGAATTCTCTACATTCTAAATTCAACATTGAGACGGGAGAGCCTATTTTCAGCTCGGAGGAATACCATCACCTTCAAGTTAATGTAGTTTctctatacattttatttatctgcCAAGTTATATCTTCTGGGTTTGTCATAATATATTCAATGGAAGaagtttgttttattcaaaatttagtatattatattgaaaggGCTTACAGAATACCTGACTATGGAGTATGGGAACGAGGAAGTAAATTTAATGATGGGACAAGGGAGCTCCATGCTAGGTAACTTCACAAAAATCAATACTTAGCATAATCAGTCCATTCATTTTTGTAGTTCGATAGGGATGGCCAAAGCTGCTTTAGAGTCAATTAATGGCTTTAATCTGATGGGAATCAATGGTACATCTCGAACTGTTATTTACTCAGATATAGATGCTCATAACCGAAACAGAAATACATACGAGGCTATTTTACCTCGAGAATCTGATTCTCGGAGTGTTGATATAGGATTGCTACCTGTTTTAACTTTCCCGGCTTTTGCTACACATAATGGAACAATTTACGAAGAAACAAAGGATAGAATTATGAATTGTCTAGAAGGAAAATTTGGATTCATTCGTTTCTATAGAGATGGATATTTAACAGAAAATGAAAGTGACTTTTTACTTCCAAATGAACAGTATCCACCAGGAACAATCCAGGAATTTCAAGGGATTGAAGCTCAGTGGcctatcttttttatatttttcatcattgaaggaatttttaagaagaatgaAAAACAAATCGAAAAGTATCAGTTGCTTTTGAGAGATCGAATTATTTATGAGTCTCATGACGATAACCAAGGtggtttaatcaaaattatttgtctatcaatatatctaaataaaattatattctttaagaTCCCTATTTACCAGCAGCCTACGTTGTACCCACCTTACTgattgaggaagaaaaaaaagctccTGGGACGCAACATCGAATCCCAAGTAAAAATGGCTCTTCGAGTGAGGATGTGTTTCTTTGGGGTCAATCAATGTTGATCATTGTGGAATTACTCACTAATAATTTAATCGAACCTTTTGATATTGATCCTATAAGAAGGTCATTGCCATCAAGAAGTCGTCCAAGGCAAGGCACAAGGCATTCTACCTTCGAAGTAATCATTTCCTTTTGATACCCCTTTTGGCTTTTTTCTTATTCTCTGCGACTTTTTCAGGGAACAACGTATGATTCAATGGTTCAAGTGGCTATGATATCAGAGTCTATTCCTTTGAAAGAACTTTTGGCGACTTACGGTATTGAAAGCCAAACTCCCGATGAGATTGAACCCATTCAAATTTGGTCTCATAGTAACATTACTAAGATATATTCTTATCTTGGGGAAAATAGGAAATTGAATTTGTCTGGACGACCTAATCGGCCAATTGGAATTTTAGGTTCGAGTAAAGTAAGTAATTAttcgttattttataaaaatcttttataactgttataataattatggatCTTTACTTAATTTGTAGGTTTACAAGATAAATGGAATAACTTCTCTTTGCTATCCCTTGATATTTTCTGCTtctgaattttatttatcttatgaCATGGCTATTTTAACTGATGATATCTTAAATGAACTTTCGGTTGTAAGTCGAAGATGGAAATTGTGTGGAAGAccaactttttgtattttaattcttgaagatcACATGaggtaaaatgtatttatttattttaaattactcataaattattataatatttttgtaaatgtagaGACCAAAAGTTTAGTGCCACATTGCTTGGATTACTTTCAAATCTCCGTAATTCAGATGTAAATGGTGTTAGGCTTCGATTTGGAAAAGTTCAAAGTTTGATTGAGACTTCCTGTGTTGAACATTTGGATTTCCTTCcagaaaaagtatttgaatcATTAAATATTCAGCCTCTTGTGCAAAAAGTAGAAAAGGCATCTGGATTCTCCACGCTtctatcaaatatgaaaaagcAAAGTACAACCATCAAAGAAGAGTATAGGAACTACGTGGTCTGTCGTTAAAagattcatttataatatttcatgatatatgttctaatatattttctatcgTAGGATCTATATAGAAACAAAAGTACCCATGACATCGCTTGCTCCATACAGTCCTGTAAT includes:
- the LOC121115104 gene encoding probable phosphorylase b kinase regulatory subunit beta → MDSASYKRQRKGSVIISKERKVSNPLLVITSAYDESLLKYQSQESASNNLPEADIVLIELNYYYGLAKRQLIKYQSPFTGLFPATSTTKNIGSVKESIYCAMSIWSLHIAYRNLDFDKGKGTELRGHVVNCLRGIMTCWMKQAHKIEAFKKNQSPENSLHSKFNIETGEPIFSSEEYHHLQVNVVSLYILFICQVISSGFVIIYSMEEVCFIQNLVYYIERAYRIPDYGVWERGSKFNDGTRELHASSIGMAKAALESINGFNLMGINGTSRTVIYSDIDAHNRNRNTYEAILPRESDSRSVDIGLLPVLTFPAFATHNGTIYEETKDRIMNCLEGKFGFIRFYRDGYLTENESDFLLPNEQYPPGTIQEFQGIEAQWPIFFIFFIIEGIFKKNEKQIEKYQLLLRDRIIYESHDDNQDPYLPAAYVVPTLLIEEEKKAPGTQHRIPSKNGSSSEDVFLWGQSMLIIVELLTNNLIEPFDIDPIRRSLPSRSRPRQGTRHSTFEGTTYDSMVQVAMISESIPLKELLATYGIESQTPDEIEPIQIWSHSNITKIYSYLGENRKLNLSGRPNRPIGILGSSKVYKINGITSLCYPLIFSASEFYLSYDMAILTDDILNELSVVSRRWKLCGRPTFCILILEDHMRDQKFSATLLGLLSNLRNSDVNGVRLRFGKVQSLIETSCVEHLDFLPEKVFESLNIQPLVQKVEKASGFSTLLSNMKKQSTTIKEEYRNYVDLYRNKSTHDIACSIQSCNNMYGNIQMLGLILRRDGPDYCIDGHTVKKRLQKLNETSGSMRYWAAMRYSSSLLEQMVESISPYITAILVSGKQVVMGMGSGQEILIDKPIPPSDILNILYREPHYQFILRTVLQQEIIVEIGKSISSSPHLYTGILKLRIQWILKAVQHYIDMKKLKVPNQTQEAIETISPSRLRHAFLACLGESRDLQIEFSKKANKEYNSRSLTLYEVRTINGCLLRVPPDFYDTCMWLVLQRTSGGVYFGNTHIPQTPTINYYKRTDSRYAHIIESALHQLRDNNEPAFLQLVIEFIYVLYIILMRSPEVIFGEKLCVETIVREACDLYGKDGCFKTEIDILQKFCSDSVTITAGYMVRAVINKIVKGSMFERVGTSERKTLEYNCGMQ